The following are from one region of the Geothermobacter ehrlichii genome:
- a CDS encoding flagellar basal body L-ring protein FlgH has translation MKRTWLMIALVLPLAACAPPPQAPPPQLRGAIPAPPSPPPPDRPAGSIWADRGGDLFTDLKARRVGDIVTVAIYERASASKEATTETDRSSSISADITKFFRFEKDLAHLASGIDPAKLLSASYKNDFQGGGKTTRKEDLVATLTTQVVEVLPNGNLRIEGNKAVTVNNETQYIQLTGLVRPTDITSGNIVDSKYILDARIAYTGKGVVSDKQKPGWMTRVLDNIWPF, from the coding sequence ATGAAGAGAACCTGGCTGATGATAGCTCTTGTCCTTCCGCTCGCGGCCTGCGCTCCACCGCCGCAGGCACCGCCCCCACAGCTTCGGGGCGCCATTCCGGCTCCGCCGTCCCCGCCCCCACCAGACCGGCCGGCCGGCTCGATCTGGGCCGATCGCGGCGGCGACCTGTTTACTGACCTGAAAGCGCGGCGGGTGGGCGACATCGTGACCGTCGCCATCTACGAACGGGCAAGCGCAAGCAAGGAGGCCACGACAGAAACGGACCGTTCGAGTTCGATCTCGGCCGACATCACCAAATTCTTCCGTTTCGAGAAGGACCTGGCTCACCTGGCCAGCGGCATCGACCCGGCCAAGCTCCTGTCGGCCAGCTACAAGAACGATTTCCAGGGCGGCGGCAAGACCACCCGCAAGGAAGACCTGGTCGCCACCCTGACCACCCAGGTGGTCGAAGTGCTGCCCAACGGCAACCTGCGCATCGAAGGGAACAAGGCGGTCACGGTCAACAACGAAACCCAGTACATCCAGCTGACAGGACTGGTGCGGCCGACCGACATTACCTCCGGCAACATCGTCGATTCGAAATACATTCTCGACGCCCGCATCGCCTACACCGGCAAGGGTGTGGTCAGCGACAAGCAGAAGCCTGGCTGGATGACCCGGGTTCTCGACAACATCTGGCCCTTCTGA
- a CDS encoding MinD/ParA family protein codes for MNVIHGRFDQAGTLRSRQHRLTAVDSGTASAPAARVISITSGKGGVGKTSIATNVAVVLARMGKRVLVIDADLGLANIDVMCGLTPRYNLNHYFAGERSLTEIMTSGPAGISILPAGSGLQHLTHLNTDQKRRFLDDLDSLHGRFDLVLIDTEAGISENVTYFNVAAQDILVVTTPEPTAITDAYALMKLLSTRYHQKSFHLVVNQVQQIDEGLDVYQKLTIVSNRYLDISIDYLGCIPQNPRMQEAVRRQKPVVELFPNQKTSSAFEALARALATPTEQAPKGTVQFFWKRFFTLNQGGES; via the coding sequence ATGAACGTCATCCACGGACGCTTTGATCAGGCGGGAACCCTGCGCAGCCGCCAGCACCGGCTCACCGCCGTCGACAGCGGCACGGCCTCAGCCCCTGCGGCGCGGGTGATCTCCATCACCAGCGGCAAGGGCGGCGTCGGCAAAACCTCCATCGCCACCAACGTCGCCGTCGTCCTGGCGCGCATGGGCAAGAGGGTTCTGGTCATCGACGCCGATCTGGGTCTGGCCAACATCGATGTCATGTGCGGCCTGACCCCCCGCTACAACCTGAACCACTATTTCGCCGGCGAACGCTCCCTGACCGAGATCATGACCAGCGGGCCCGCCGGCATCAGCATCCTTCCGGCCGGGTCGGGCCTGCAGCACCTGACCCACCTGAACACCGACCAGAAACGGCGCTTTCTCGACGATCTCGACAGCCTGCACGGACGATTCGACCTGGTGCTGATCGACACCGAAGCGGGCATCTCGGAGAACGTCACCTACTTCAACGTCGCGGCACAGGATATCCTGGTGGTCACCACGCCCGAACCGACCGCCATCACCGATGCCTACGCCCTGATGAAACTCCTTTCGACCCGTTATCACCAGAAGTCGTTTCACCTGGTGGTGAATCAGGTGCAGCAGATCGACGAGGGGTTGGATGTCTACCAGAAGCTGACCATCGTCTCCAACCGCTACCTTGACATCTCCATCGACTATCTCGGCTGCATTCCGCAAAACCCCCGAATGCAGGAAGCCGTCCGTCGGCAGAAACCGGTGGTGGAACTCTTCCCCAACCAGAAAACGAGTTCCGCCTTCGAGGCCCTGGCCCGCGCCCTGGCGACACCGACGGAACAGGCCCCCAAGGGGACCGTGCAATTTTTCTGGAAACGCTTTTTCACCCTGAATCAGGGAGGTGAATCATGA
- a CDS encoding flagellar basal body P-ring protein FlgI produces the protein MRYLSIIILTLIFALPAQAVRLKDVAHLDGVRSNQLVGYGLVVGLNGTGDSKSTQFTIQSLVNMLDRMGITVNRNDVKISNVAAVMVTAQLPPFASPGNRVDVTISSIGDAKSLAGGTLLLTPLQGPDGKIYAVAQGPVVVGSLSFGGKAAKVQKNHPTVGRIPAGGIVEQGVRIDLPADGLLTYRMDDNDFTTVARIAQAINRHFGSDICRPRDGASVSIRLPESYRGRLVGFLSEVENLEIQPDAPARIVVNEKTGTIVMGRDVRIDTVAVSHGNLSLVINEQTEVSQAQALAPGGKTVASPKTDIEVSEGSGELVVLPMGVSIAEIARALNAIGASPRDLIAILQAIKASGALHAELVIL, from the coding sequence ATGCGGTATCTGAGCATCATCATTCTGACACTCATCTTCGCCCTTCCCGCCCAGGCGGTACGCCTCAAGGACGTCGCCCATCTCGACGGTGTCCGTTCCAACCAGCTGGTCGGCTACGGACTGGTCGTGGGTCTCAACGGAACCGGCGACAGCAAAAGCACCCAGTTCACCATTCAGTCCCTGGTCAACATGCTCGACCGCATGGGCATTACCGTCAACCGGAACGACGTCAAGATTTCCAACGTCGCCGCGGTCATGGTGACGGCGCAGCTGCCTCCCTTCGCCAGTCCCGGCAACAGAGTCGACGTCACCATTTCGTCGATCGGCGATGCCAAATCCCTCGCCGGCGGCACCCTGCTGCTCACTCCCCTGCAGGGACCGGACGGAAAAATCTACGCCGTCGCCCAGGGGCCGGTGGTCGTCGGTTCCCTCTCCTTCGGCGGCAAGGCCGCCAAGGTGCAGAAAAACCACCCGACGGTGGGACGCATACCGGCAGGCGGCATAGTCGAACAGGGCGTCCGGATTGACTTGCCGGCAGACGGCCTGCTGACCTACCGGATGGACGACAACGATTTCACCACCGTCGCCCGCATCGCGCAGGCGATCAACAGACATTTCGGATCCGACATATGCCGTCCGAGGGACGGCGCCAGCGTCAGCATCCGCCTGCCGGAATCCTACCGGGGACGGCTCGTCGGTTTCCTGAGCGAAGTCGAAAACCTCGAGATCCAGCCGGACGCTCCCGCCCGGATCGTGGTCAACGAAAAGACCGGCACCATTGTCATGGGCAGGGATGTCCGTATCGATACCGTCGCCGTTTCGCACGGCAACCTCAGCCTGGTCATCAACGAACAAACCGAGGTCTCCCAGGCTCAGGCGCTGGCTCCCGGAGGCAAGACCGTCGCCAGCCCGAAAACGGACATCGAAGTCAGTGAAGGCAGCGGTGAGCTGGTCGTTCTGCCCATGGGGGTATCGATCGCCGAAATCGCCCGGGCACTCAATGCCATCGGCGCCTCGCCACGCGACCTGATCGCCATTCTGCAGGCGATCAAGGCATCGGGCGCCCTGCATGCCGAACTGGTCATTCTCTGA
- the flgG gene encoding flagellar basal-body rod protein FlgG encodes MIKALSIAASGMEAQQLNMDVIANNLANVNTTGFKKSRADFQDLLYQTIRNAGGTSSTGTEVPTGIQIGLGTRTAAVQKIFTPGDIIQTGNELDLAIEGDGFFQVQLPNGETVYTRAGALKKDSTGRLVTSDGYPVIPEITIPENATRVAIHEDGTVEAFLDGSSAGSQIGQLELATFSNPAGLFSIGRNLLKETPASGAPTTGIPGELGLGTISQGYLEGSNVSVMEEMVAMIAGQRAYEINSKAIKTADEMLQMTNNLA; translated from the coding sequence ATGATCAAGGCGCTTTCCATCGCGGCATCCGGCATGGAAGCCCAGCAGCTCAACATGGACGTCATCGCCAACAACCTGGCCAACGTCAACACCACCGGCTTCAAGAAGAGCCGGGCCGATTTTCAGGACCTGCTCTATCAGACCATTCGCAATGCCGGCGGCACCAGCAGCACCGGAACGGAAGTTCCAACCGGCATTCAGATCGGGCTCGGAACCCGGACTGCAGCCGTGCAGAAGATCTTCACCCCGGGCGACATCATTCAGACCGGCAACGAGCTCGACCTGGCGATCGAAGGCGACGGTTTCTTCCAGGTGCAGCTGCCCAACGGTGAAACGGTCTACACCCGCGCCGGCGCATTGAAGAAGGACAGCACCGGCCGCCTGGTCACCTCCGACGGCTATCCCGTCATCCCCGAGATCACCATCCCCGAGAATGCCACCCGGGTAGCCATCCACGAAGACGGAACCGTTGAAGCCTTCCTCGACGGAAGCTCGGCCGGCAGCCAGATCGGCCAGCTCGAGTTGGCCACCTTCAGCAACCCGGCCGGCCTGTTCAGCATCGGCCGCAACCTGCTCAAGGAAACCCCGGCCTCCGGCGCACCGACAACGGGCATTCCCGGAGAACTCGGTCTGGGCACCATCTCCCAGGGCTATCTCGAAGGGAGCAACGTCAGCGTCATGGAGGAAATGGTGGCCATGATCGCCGGCCAGCGGGCGTACGAGATCAATTCCAAGGCGATCAAGACCGCCGACGAAATGCTGCAGATGACCAACAACCTGGCCTGA
- the flhF gene encoding flagellar biosynthesis protein FlhF, with product MQVKVFEADSMAAALKKVKETFGPDALILSTRTIRKNGLGLLGRPRIEITAAIEEDDSGAATETRPVEAPAGKGRRGGKATTRAAVADRIDYRDIWRQRKVIDPVEAEIQSLREQLARQDVSALRSELEELKAAIRELNRPVQQPAPQPAAPVQPQPPWQQKPAKDAVIEQLVASLKAHDLEDATAETLARYAGERLHPQQLADPSYLNQFFLDTISDLVQFTHPFAGGQGQKRLALVGPTGVGKTTTIAKLAASYLQRHSGRLALFTIDTYRIAAAEQLRVYGEIMNLPVEVIYSPEQLQTAFARHSDKDLILIDTSGRCHRDEAGMAEIAAFLGPEARTENHLVLATGTRGRDLVDIVGSFRRIPLASLIFSKVDETAQRGALLDIPLRQNLPISCLTNGQRVPEDILAAEPKVVAECILGQQ from the coding sequence ATGCAGGTTAAAGTGTTCGAAGCCGACAGCATGGCCGCGGCCCTGAAGAAGGTCAAGGAGACCTTCGGACCGGACGCCCTGATCCTCTCGACCCGGACCATCCGCAAAAACGGTCTCGGTCTTCTCGGCCGCCCCCGGATCGAAATCACCGCGGCCATCGAGGAAGACGACAGCGGCGCCGCAACTGAAACCCGGCCGGTCGAAGCTCCTGCCGGCAAAGGCCGCCGGGGCGGCAAGGCGACGACAAGAGCCGCCGTCGCCGATCGCATCGACTACCGGGACATCTGGCGGCAGCGGAAAGTCATCGATCCGGTCGAGGCGGAGATCCAGAGCCTGCGAGAGCAGCTCGCCCGCCAGGATGTTTCGGCCCTGCGTTCGGAACTGGAAGAACTCAAGGCGGCCATTCGCGAACTCAACCGGCCGGTGCAACAGCCGGCACCGCAACCGGCAGCGCCGGTGCAGCCGCAGCCGCCCTGGCAGCAAAAGCCCGCCAAGGACGCCGTCATCGAACAGCTGGTCGCCAGCCTCAAGGCGCACGACCTCGAAGACGCCACCGCCGAGACCCTGGCCCGCTACGCCGGCGAGCGGCTCCATCCGCAGCAGCTGGCCGACCCGTCCTATCTCAACCAGTTCTTCCTCGACACCATCAGCGACCTGGTGCAGTTCACCCATCCCTTCGCCGGCGGACAGGGGCAGAAACGGCTCGCCCTGGTCGGACCGACCGGCGTCGGCAAGACCACCACCATCGCCAAACTGGCGGCCAGCTACCTGCAGCGGCATTCGGGCCGGCTCGCCCTGTTCACCATCGACACCTACCGCATCGCGGCGGCCGAGCAGCTGCGCGTCTACGGCGAGATCATGAACCTGCCGGTCGAGGTGATCTACTCTCCGGAACAGCTGCAGACGGCTTTCGCCCGCCACAGCGACAAGGACCTGATCCTGATCGATACCAGCGGCCGCTGTCATCGCGACGAGGCCGGCATGGCCGAAATCGCCGCCTTTCTCGGCCCCGAAGCCAGAACCGAAAACCATCTCGTGCTGGCCACCGGAACCCGCGGCCGCGACCTGGTCGACATCGTCGGCAGTTTCCGCCGCATTCCACTGGCCAGCCTGATCTTCAGCAAGGTGGACGAAACAGCGCAGCGCGGCGCCCTGCTCGACATCCCTTTGCGACAGAACCTGCCGATATCCTGTCTGACCAACGGCCAGAGAGTTCCCGAAGACATTCTGGCCGCCGAACCGAAGGTGGTTGCCGAATGCATTCTGGGACAGCAGTAG
- a CDS encoding rod-binding protein, with protein MKIPGLLPTELSFGKGEKTSDKNAELRQACREFEALFIQSMLKGMHATVPDSGLLDKDAGRDIYREMMDIEIARQIAGRGNGLGIGRTLYERLSRQQTKNRIP; from the coding sequence ATGAAGATCCCCGGTCTTCTTCCGACTGAACTTTCATTCGGAAAAGGGGAAAAAACATCGGACAAAAACGCCGAACTGCGTCAGGCCTGCCGCGAATTCGAGGCCCTGTTCATCCAGTCGATGCTCAAGGGCATGCACGCGACCGTGCCCGACAGCGGCCTGCTGGACAAGGACGCCGGCAGAGACATCTACCGGGAGATGATGGATATCGAAATCGCCCGGCAAATCGCCGGTCGGGGCAACGGCCTCGGCATCGGCCGGACCCTGTACGAACGGCTGAGCCGTCAACAGACCAAAAACAGGATTCCCTAG
- a CDS encoding FliA/WhiG family RNA polymerase sigma factor, whose protein sequence is MNETATYTETGLLDRDQLIRAHLPLVNFLVERMVTQVPTFVNKDEICSAAMLGLVDAANRYDPSKGVQFKTFAERRIRGAVLDEVRRMDWFSRSLREKHARLARTIERLERKLGRAPEEEEIAAELDMPLEEYQSLLGEVSYLGCISLNESLDDHGGGRTIIENLEDENGKSPLDELEAADLTREMAEHISKLSEKERLVVALYYHEELTQKEIAEVLGISEGRVSQIHSQALLKLKVKLSRRTTMPPLPKKAKGE, encoded by the coding sequence ATGAACGAAACCGCCACCTACACCGAAACCGGGCTGCTCGACCGGGACCAGCTGATCCGCGCTCACCTGCCGCTGGTCAACTTCCTTGTCGAACGCATGGTCACCCAGGTGCCGACCTTCGTCAACAAGGACGAGATCTGCAGCGCCGCCATGCTGGGACTGGTCGACGCCGCCAACCGCTACGATCCGTCCAAGGGCGTCCAGTTCAAGACCTTCGCCGAACGGCGCATCCGCGGAGCGGTGCTGGACGAGGTCCGTCGCATGGACTGGTTCTCGCGCAGCCTGCGCGAAAAACACGCCCGACTGGCCCGTACCATCGAACGCCTCGAACGCAAGCTCGGACGGGCGCCGGAAGAAGAGGAGATCGCCGCCGAACTCGACATGCCCCTGGAAGAATACCAGTCGCTGCTCGGCGAAGTCTCCTACCTGGGCTGCATCAGCCTCAACGAATCCCTCGACGACCATGGAGGCGGACGGACCATCATCGAAAACCTCGAGGACGAAAACGGCAAGAGCCCGCTCGACGAACTGGAGGCGGCGGATCTGACCCGGGAGATGGCGGAACATATCAGCAAGCTGTCCGAAAAGGAACGGCTGGTGGTGGCGCTCTACTATCACGAGGAACTGACGCAGAAGGAAATCGCCGAGGTTCTCGGCATCTCCGAAGGCCGGGTGTCGCAGATTCACAGCCAGGCCCTGCTGAAGCTGAAGGTCAAGCTGAGCCGCCGCACGACGATGCCGCCGCTCCCGAAAAAGGCGAAGGGAGAATGA
- the flhA gene encoding flagellar biosynthesis protein FlhA: protein MIALAERHNWAKTMMRTDIIVGLGLVLVLMVMIIPLPPLLLDLFLTLNITISLVILIITLYTTRTLDFSSFPSLLLATTLFRLSLNVASTRLILLHGQEGVSAAGTVIRAFGQFVVGGNYVVGIVIFCILVVINFMVITKGAGRVAEVAARFTLDAMPGKQMAIDADLNAGLINEETARNRRQEIAEEADFYGAMDGASKFVRGDAIAGIIITLVNIGAGFVIGVLQNGMPAMEAARTYTILTVGDGLVGQIPALIISTAAGILVTRAAGGSDFGTTLKGQMTMHPRALWLVSGILLVFAIIPGLPTIPFVVLSALIGLSAWQIQKAQTAREAKEAEAVDVAEEEPAEIDFDELLHVDLLELEVGYGLIPLVDANQEGDLLPRIQAIRKQFAMDMGFIIPPIHIKDNLQLAPNQYSILLKGVKVGVGEVFPGQYLAMDPGTATEQITGIETTEPAFGLPAIWITEDKKDRAQIAGYTVVDCATVVSTHLSEIIKKHAHELLGRQEVQNLLNSLAKTYPKLVEELVPDILNTGLIMRVMQNLLREQVSIRDIRTILETMADYVGVSQDPTYLTEQVRAALGRLISGRYAEDGQNLNLITLDREIEETIHNSIQNSTEGSYLALDPNIAHRIIDRLSQTIGNMSGGTPPVLLTAPTIRPHVKRLTERYLPHLVVLSHNEIAPDMMVRSLGTVSLHAG, encoded by the coding sequence ATGATAGCGCTTGCCGAACGCCACAACTGGGCGAAAACCATGATGCGGACCGATATCATCGTCGGACTGGGGCTGGTCCTGGTGCTGATGGTGATGATCATCCCCCTGCCGCCCCTTCTGCTCGACCTCTTTCTCACTCTGAACATCACCATTTCGCTGGTGATTCTGATCATCACCCTCTACACCACGCGCACCCTCGACTTTTCGAGCTTTCCGTCGCTGCTGCTGGCGACAACCCTGTTCCGGCTGTCGCTCAACGTCGCCTCGACCCGGCTGATCCTGCTGCACGGCCAGGAGGGCGTCTCGGCGGCGGGAACCGTCATCCGCGCTTTCGGCCAGTTCGTGGTCGGCGGCAACTACGTGGTCGGCATCGTCATCTTCTGCATCCTGGTGGTCATCAATTTCATGGTCATCACCAAGGGCGCCGGCCGCGTCGCCGAGGTGGCGGCCCGGTTCACCCTCGACGCCATGCCCGGCAAGCAGATGGCCATCGACGCCGATCTCAACGCCGGCCTGATCAACGAGGAAACCGCCCGCAACCGACGTCAGGAGATCGCCGAGGAAGCCGATTTCTACGGGGCGATGGACGGTGCCAGCAAGTTCGTCCGCGGCGATGCCATCGCCGGCATCATCATCACCCTGGTCAACATCGGCGCCGGTTTCGTCATCGGCGTGCTGCAGAACGGCATGCCGGCCATGGAGGCCGCCCGCACCTACACCATCCTGACCGTCGGCGACGGCCTGGTCGGGCAGATTCCGGCCCTGATCATCTCGACGGCGGCCGGCATCCTGGTCACCCGCGCCGCCGGCGGCAGCGATTTCGGCACCACCCTCAAGGGGCAGATGACCATGCATCCGCGCGCCCTCTGGCTGGTGTCGGGCATCCTGCTCGTCTTCGCCATCATCCCCGGGCTGCCGACCATCCCCTTCGTCGTCCTGTCCGCCCTCATCGGGCTGTCGGCCTGGCAGATCCAGAAGGCCCAGACCGCCCGCGAGGCGAAAGAAGCGGAGGCCGTCGACGTCGCCGAGGAAGAACCAGCCGAGATCGACTTCGACGAGCTGCTGCATGTCGACCTGCTCGAACTCGAGGTCGGCTACGGACTCATTCCCCTGGTCGACGCCAACCAGGAGGGCGACCTGCTGCCGCGGATCCAGGCGATCCGCAAACAGTTCGCCATGGACATGGGCTTCATCATTCCGCCGATACACATCAAGGACAATCTGCAGCTCGCCCCCAACCAGTACAGCATTCTGCTCAAGGGGGTGAAGGTGGGTGTCGGAGAAGTGTTCCCGGGTCAATATCTCGCCATGGATCCGGGCACAGCCACCGAGCAGATCACCGGCATCGAAACCACCGAACCGGCCTTCGGACTGCCCGCCATCTGGATCACCGAAGACAAGAAGGATCGCGCGCAAATAGCCGGATATACAGTGGTTGACTGCGCCACAGTGGTCAGCACCCACCTGAGCGAAATCATCAAAAAGCACGCGCACGAACTGCTCGGGCGGCAAGAGGTACAGAACTTGCTCAACTCCCTGGCAAAGACCTATCCGAAACTGGTCGAGGAACTGGTTCCCGACATTCTGAACACAGGACTGATCATGCGCGTCATGCAGAATCTGCTCAGAGAACAGGTCAGCATCAGGGACATCCGGACCATCCTGGAAACCATGGCCGACTACGTCGGCGTGTCCCAGGATCCCACCTACCTGACCGAGCAGGTCCGGGCCGCCCTGGGGCGCCTGATCAGCGGCCGTTACGCCGAAGACGGGCAGAACCTGAACCTGATCACCCTCGACCGCGAGATCGAGGAAACAATCCACAACTCGATCCAGAATTCGACCGAAGGCAGCTACCTGGCTCTCGATCCGAACATCGCCCACCGGATCATCGACCGCCTCAGCCAGACCATTGGCAACATGTCCGGAGGCACACCGCCGGTGCTGCTGACCGCGCCAACAATCCGACCCCATGTCAAAAGGTTGACCGAGCGGTACCTGCCGCACCTGGTCGTTCTTTCGCACAACGAGATCGCGCCCGACATGATGGTGCGGTCCCTGGGAACGGTGAGCCTCCATGCAGGTTAA
- the flgF gene encoding flagellar basal-body rod protein FlgF, protein MTDTAYNAGLVSAASGAMSRLRAIDIITNNLANTNTPGFRRDVPGFDAALVRAQQGGDLVTTARLQRVSRDNTPGELKKSGNPLDVAIIGRGYFRVQDPKTGGEFYTRQGNFSRSPDGVLLTGAGYPVLGEGGPITLPAGGRIEIDPDGTILRDGQQVGRLQLVDFPDDVTLTRKGRGLLAAPQGTSPLPMDNPKLLQGWIETANVSPLTEMTRMVSYERDFEAYQKLIKAYGQLATKAAEIGAF, encoded by the coding sequence ATGACGGATACGGCCTACAACGCCGGCCTGGTTTCGGCGGCCTCGGGCGCCATGAGCCGCCTGCGGGCCATCGACATCATTACCAACAACCTGGCCAACACCAACACGCCCGGCTTCAGACGGGATGTTCCCGGCTTCGACGCCGCGCTGGTTCGTGCGCAACAGGGGGGAGACCTGGTCACCACCGCCAGATTGCAGCGGGTTTCCCGGGACAACACCCCGGGCGAGCTGAAAAAGAGCGGCAATCCCCTCGATGTCGCCATCATCGGACGCGGCTATTTCCGGGTGCAGGATCCGAAGACCGGCGGCGAGTTCTATACCCGCCAGGGTAATTTTTCCCGCTCGCCGGATGGCGTTCTGCTCACCGGCGCGGGCTATCCGGTTCTCGGTGAAGGCGGCCCCATCACCCTGCCGGCAGGCGGACGGATCGAGATCGATCCCGACGGAACGATACTGCGCGACGGCCAGCAGGTGGGACGGCTGCAGCTGGTCGACTTTCCGGACGATGTCACCCTGACGCGCAAAGGGCGCGGGCTGCTGGCCGCCCCGCAGGGAACGTCCCCCCTGCCGATGGACAATCCAAAGCTGTTGCAGGGGTGGATCGAGACGGCCAACGTCAGTCCCCTGACGGAAATGACCCGGATGGTGTCATACGAACGGGATTTCGAAGCCTACCAGAAACTGATCAAGGCCTACGGCCAGCTCGCCACCAAGGCGGCGGAGATAGGCGCTTTCTAG
- the flgA gene encoding flagellar basal body P-ring formation chaperone FlgA, whose amino-acid sequence MKSWLSCILLLLFSTGAAQALTIDWRQRAIIDGSELTLGEIADIEADRNMKAYLENLRLGPAPRPGQEVRIDSLELRQRLLQIDPDLSGSVFTGADVVVVKRGGIRVGTERLRRILDDYLVKQSRNYPGVRLSFQNLQFPPPFVLPRGELRSEVRPSDPDLLKTRSFNLIFRVNGRVERNLTVRGEVVGRARVAVLTRDLPRGTLLGADDVTLAEREINRLHQPFFQMEELPGKKLKRSLRRGDVLTHGVVATPPVVRRGQPVTIVLRSGALSLSAKGIAKRDGKPGETIPVRNIGSQKIILCRVTGPGQVRVEF is encoded by the coding sequence ATGAAATCCTGGCTTTCATGCATCCTGCTCCTTCTGTTCTCGACCGGCGCCGCGCAGGCGCTGACCATCGACTGGCGCCAGCGTGCTATCATCGATGGCAGCGAACTGACCCTGGGAGAGATCGCCGACATCGAGGCGGACCGGAACATGAAAGCCTACCTGGAGAACCTGCGCCTGGGACCGGCTCCGCGACCGGGGCAGGAAGTCAGAATCGACAGCCTTGAACTGCGCCAGCGGCTTCTCCAGATCGATCCGGACCTGTCCGGCAGCGTATTTACCGGTGCCGATGTCGTTGTCGTGAAAAGAGGCGGCATCCGCGTCGGAACGGAACGCCTGCGCCGGATCCTCGACGACTACCTTGTCAAACAGAGCCGGAACTACCCCGGCGTCCGGCTCTCGTTCCAAAACCTGCAGTTCCCGCCCCCCTTCGTTCTGCCGAGGGGAGAGCTGCGCAGCGAGGTGCGTCCGTCCGATCCCGACCTGCTCAAGACCCGCAGCTTCAACCTGATCTTCCGGGTCAACGGCCGGGTCGAACGCAACCTGACCGTTCGGGGGGAGGTCGTCGGCCGGGCCAGGGTTGCCGTTCTGACCCGGGATCTGCCCAGGGGAACGCTGCTCGGCGCCGACGACGTAACCCTGGCCGAACGCGAGATCAACCGTCTTCACCAGCCGTTTTTTCAGATGGAAGAGCTGCCGGGCAAGAAACTGAAACGCTCCCTGCGCCGTGGCGACGTCCTCACCCACGGCGTGGTCGCAACACCGCCCGTCGTCAGGCGTGGCCAACCGGTCACCATCGTTCTCAGAAGCGGTGCCCTCAGTCTGTCCGCCAAGGGCATCGCCAAACGGGACGGCAAACCGGGCGAAACCATCCCGGTACGCAACATCGGATCACAGAAGATCATACTCTGCCGGGTCACCGGACCCGGGCAGGTCAGGGTGGAGTTCTGA